Proteins from one Pseudomonas grandcourensis genomic window:
- a CDS encoding efflux RND transporter periplasmic adaptor subunit, which produces MILEKWNGALLVGISLALGVAGGYWFAHQRMSAVPVAAQEQKLNSPDERKALYWYDPMYPQQKFDKPGKSPFMDMQLVPQYASGTADRASVSIDPGLTQNLGLRFATVARGNFESSLDVTGVLAFNERDVAVIQARTPGFVERVYAHAPGDVLKANAALADILVPEWAAAQTEFLALKRNGDADLLAAARQRLRLTGMPAALITQVERSGNVQPNLTLTSPISGVLQELNVRAGMTVSAGETLARVNGLSSVWLAVAVPESEAGAITVGQAVEARLPAFPGLTLSGKVSAILPETNPDSRTLRIRVELPNPDGRLRPGLTAQVRLNHSTEHSVLWVPSEAVIRTGRRALVMLAEDAGRYRPVEVQPGQESDGKTVILKGLEEGWKVVTSGQFLLDSEASLKGIVATSEEGSPPIGAAASLHEADGQIVEINDKEVTLAHGPFKTLGMSGMTMTFPLANPALMQGLKAGDKVRVAVSQTDDGLRVERLAKSGSQP; this is translated from the coding sequence ATGATCCTTGAAAAATGGAACGGCGCATTGCTGGTTGGCATCTCGCTGGCATTGGGTGTTGCCGGTGGCTACTGGTTCGCTCACCAGCGCATGAGCGCGGTACCTGTTGCCGCCCAGGAGCAGAAACTCAATTCGCCGGACGAACGCAAGGCACTGTATTGGTACGACCCCATGTACCCGCAGCAAAAGTTCGATAAACCGGGTAAGTCCCCCTTCATGGACATGCAACTGGTCCCCCAGTACGCCAGCGGCACAGCGGACCGCGCGAGCGTCAGTATCGATCCGGGTCTGACCCAGAATCTCGGTCTGCGTTTTGCGACCGTCGCTCGTGGAAACTTTGAGTCCAGCCTCGACGTGACAGGTGTCCTGGCGTTCAACGAGCGTGATGTCGCCGTCATTCAGGCACGCACCCCTGGTTTTGTGGAGCGGGTCTATGCCCATGCACCCGGTGATGTGCTCAAAGCCAATGCGGCACTGGCGGATATCCTGGTGCCGGAGTGGGCAGCCGCCCAGACAGAGTTTCTTGCCCTCAAGCGCAACGGTGATGCCGACCTGTTGGCTGCGGCCCGCCAGCGACTGCGGCTCACAGGGATGCCGGCGGCGCTGATCACCCAGGTAGAGCGCAGTGGCAACGTCCAGCCGAACCTGACCCTCACCAGCCCCATCAGCGGCGTGCTGCAAGAGTTGAACGTACGAGCGGGCATGACCGTGTCGGCTGGCGAGACTCTGGCACGCGTCAATGGCTTGAGCAGTGTCTGGCTGGCCGTGGCCGTTCCGGAATCGGAGGCGGGAGCCATCACCGTGGGCCAGGCCGTCGAGGCACGCTTGCCAGCCTTTCCAGGGTTAACGCTCAGTGGCAAGGTCAGCGCGATTTTGCCCGAGACCAATCCGGACAGCCGCACCCTTCGCATACGTGTCGAGTTACCCAATCCGGACGGACGCCTGAGACCAGGTTTGACGGCGCAGGTCCGCCTCAACCACTCGACCGAACACAGTGTGTTGTGGGTGCCAAGTGAGGCGGTTATCCGCACTGGCCGACGTGCCCTGGTAATGCTCGCCGAAGACGCCGGCCGCTACCGCCCGGTGGAGGTGCAACCCGGGCAGGAAAGCGATGGCAAGACGGTGATTTTGAAAGGTCTGGAAGAAGGCTGGAAGGTGGTTACGTCTGGCCAGTTCCTCCTCGATTCCGAGGCCAGTCTCAAGGGCATTGTTGCTACCTCTGAGGAAGGGTCACCCCCCATTGGAGCTGCCGCCAGTTTGCACGAGGCGGATGGGCAGATCGTTGAGATCAACGACAAAGAAGTTACGCTCGCCCATGGTCCTTTCAAGACGCTGGGCATGTCTGGCATGACGATGACGTTCCCTCTCGCCAATCCGGCGCTGATGCAGGGCCTCAAGGCTGGTGACAAGGTTCGGGTCGCGGTGAGCCAGACCGACGATGGCTTGCGTGTCGAGCGCCTGGCCAAATCGGGGAGCCAGCCATGA
- the antA gene encoding anthranilate 1,2-dioxygenase large subunit, which produces MSGERNVEQWKTFIESCLDFRPAEGVFRIARDIFTEPQLFDLEMELIFEKNWIYACHESELANNHDFVTMRAGRQPMIITRDGDGQLNALINACQHRGTTLTRVGKGNQSTFTCPFHAWCYKSDGRLVKVKAPGEYPEGFDKATRGLKKARIQSYKGFVFISLDVQADNSLEDFLGDAKVFFDMMVAQSPTGELEVLPGKSAYTYDGNWKLQNENGLDGYHVSTVHYNYVATVQHRQQVNSENGTAASGTLDYSKLGAGDANTDDGWFAFDNGHSLLFSDMPNPSVRSGYSTIMPRLIEEHGQQKAEWMMHRLRNLNIYPSLFFLDQISSQLRIIRPVAWNKTEIISQCLGVKEESAADRENRIRQFEDFFNVSGLGTPDDLVEFREAQRGFQARLERWSDISRGSHRWATGATPNSESIGIAPAMTGTEFTHEGLYVNQHSNWQKFLLDGLDAKSLKLREVQ; this is translated from the coding sequence ATGAGTGGCGAAAGAAACGTCGAGCAATGGAAAACGTTCATCGAAAGCTGCCTGGACTTCCGTCCGGCAGAAGGCGTATTCCGTATCGCCCGGGACATCTTCACCGAGCCGCAGCTGTTCGATCTGGAAATGGAACTGATCTTCGAGAAGAACTGGATCTACGCCTGCCACGAAAGCGAGCTGGCCAACAACCACGACTTCGTGACCATGCGCGCCGGCCGCCAGCCGATGATCATCACCCGCGACGGTGACGGCCAGCTCAATGCACTGATCAATGCCTGCCAGCATCGCGGCACGACGCTGACCAGAGTCGGCAAGGGCAACCAGTCGACCTTTACCTGCCCCTTCCATGCCTGGTGCTACAAAAGCGATGGCCGCCTGGTCAAGGTCAAGGCACCGGGCGAGTACCCGGAAGGCTTCGACAAAGCTACCCGCGGCCTGAAAAAGGCGCGTATCCAGAGCTACAAGGGATTCGTCTTCATCAGCCTTGATGTGCAGGCCGACAACAGCCTGGAAGACTTCCTCGGCGACGCCAAGGTGTTCTTCGACATGATGGTCGCCCAGTCGCCCACCGGTGAGCTGGAGGTACTGCCCGGCAAGTCGGCCTACACCTACGACGGCAACTGGAAACTGCAGAACGAAAACGGCCTCGACGGTTATCACGTCAGCACGGTGCACTACAACTACGTGGCCACGGTGCAGCATCGCCAGCAGGTCAACAGCGAAAACGGCACCGCCGCCAGCGGCACCCTCGACTACAGCAAGCTCGGCGCCGGCGACGCCAATACCGATGACGGCTGGTTCGCGTTCGATAACGGTCACAGCCTGCTGTTCAGCGACATGCCGAACCCGTCGGTGCGCTCCGGCTACTCGACCATCATGCCGCGCCTGATCGAAGAACACGGCCAGCAAAAGGCCGAGTGGATGATGCATCGCCTGCGCAACCTGAACATCTATCCGAGCCTGTTTTTCCTCGATCAGATCAGCTCGCAATTGCGCATCATCCGTCCGGTGGCGTGGAACAAGACCGAAATCATCAGCCAGTGCCTGGGGGTCAAGGAAGAGTCAGCCGCCGACCGCGAAAACCGCATTCGCCAGTTCGAGGATTTCTTCAACGTCTCGGGCCTGGGCACACCGGATGACCTGGTGGAGTTCCGTGAAGCCCAGCGTGGGTTCCAGGCGCGCCTGGAACGCTGGAGCGACATTTCCCGCGGCAGTCACCGCTGGGCCACCGGCGCCACCCCAAACAGCGAATCGATCGGCATCGCCCCGGCCATGACCGGCACCGAATTCACCCACGAAGGGCTTTACGTCAACCAGCACAGCAACTGGCAGAAATTCCTGCTGGATGGTCTGGACGCCAAATCCCTGAAACTCCGTGAGGTGCAATGA
- the antB gene encoding anthranilate 1,2-dioxygenase small subunit, which produces MNAQLQYQIEQFFYRKSELCDAQDWDAYVQLFAEHSEFHLPQWDSEHVYTRDPKREMSLIYYPNRSGLEDRVFRLRTGKSASSTPMPRTLHQISNVRIGALANGELEVRLNWHTLYYRLATSEQFYGRATYHLTPHVDSWLITRKHVLLLNDTINSVLDFYHL; this is translated from the coding sequence ATGAATGCGCAATTGCAGTACCAGATCGAACAGTTTTTCTATCGCAAATCCGAACTGTGCGACGCCCAGGACTGGGATGCCTATGTCCAGCTGTTCGCCGAGCACAGCGAGTTCCACTTGCCGCAATGGGACTCCGAACACGTCTACACCCGCGACCCCAAGCGCGAAATGTCGCTGATCTATTACCCCAATCGTTCGGGCCTGGAGGACCGCGTGTTCCGCCTGCGCACCGGCAAGTCCGCGTCCTCGACGCCGATGCCGCGCACCCTGCATCAGATCAGCAACGTGCGGATCGGCGCCCTTGCAAACGGCGAGCTGGAGGTACGCCTGAACTGGCACACGCTGTACTACCGCCTGGCGACATCCGAGCAGTTTTATGGCCGCGCGACCTATCACCTCACGCCCCACGTCGATAGCTGGCTGATCACCCGCAAGCACGTGTTGCTGCTCAACGACACCATCAACTCGGTACTCGATTTCTACCACCTCTGA
- a CDS encoding Lrp/AsnC family transcriptional regulator: protein MNLDSTDLRILHQLQQDGRISNQELAEKVALSPSACLRRLRLLESEGIITGYRAVLNAERLGIELEAIVHVSLRQDVEDWHETFIKKVQQWPEVVTAYVVTGASNYVLRVQARNLKHFSDFIVNHLNRTAGVTDIRSEIVLQKIKEREQLLDLVVRK, encoded by the coding sequence ATGAATCTCGACTCGACAGACCTGCGGATCCTGCATCAATTGCAACAGGATGGCCGTATCAGCAATCAGGAATTGGCGGAGAAAGTCGCCTTGTCACCCTCGGCTTGCCTGCGCCGGTTGCGTCTGCTGGAAAGCGAAGGAATCATCACTGGCTATCGCGCGGTGCTGAATGCCGAGCGGCTGGGCATTGAACTGGAAGCGATCGTTCATGTGTCGCTGCGACAGGACGTCGAGGACTGGCACGAGACCTTCATCAAGAAGGTTCAGCAGTGGCCGGAAGTGGTCACAGCCTATGTCGTTACCGGGGCGAGCAACTATGTGCTGCGGGTCCAGGCCCGCAACCTCAAGCACTTCTCGGATTTCATCGTCAACCACCTCAACCGCACCGCCGGCGTCACCGACATACGTTCGGAAATCGTCCTGCAGAAAATCAAGGAGCGCGAGCAATTGCTTGATCTGGTGGTACGCAAGTAA
- the kynB gene encoding arylformamidase yields MTKKPTLWDISPPLSSETPTWPGDTPFQEERVWTYGPECPVNVGRITLSPHTGAHVDAPLHYSADGAAIGEVGLDVYIGPCRVLHCLDSGELVQPGQLEGRLHDVPERVLLRTYRQAPLTTWDSNFTAVAKETIDLLASLGVRLIGIDTPSLDPQQSRTMDSHGAVARHHMAILEGIVLDEVPEGDYELIALPLRFAHLDASPVRAILRPLSTSQRV; encoded by the coding sequence ATGACAAAAAAACCAACGTTGTGGGACATCAGTCCGCCCTTGAGTAGCGAGACACCGACCTGGCCGGGAGACACGCCTTTCCAGGAGGAGCGCGTCTGGACCTACGGTCCCGAGTGTCCGGTGAATGTCGGGCGCATCACCCTGTCGCCGCATACCGGCGCCCACGTTGATGCACCGCTGCATTACAGCGCTGACGGCGCGGCGATTGGCGAAGTCGGGTTGGATGTCTATATCGGGCCTTGCCGCGTTTTGCATTGTCTGGACAGCGGTGAGCTGGTGCAGCCCGGGCAACTGGAAGGGCGTTTGCACGATGTGCCCGAGCGTGTGCTGCTGCGAACCTATCGACAGGCACCGCTGACGACCTGGGACTCGAACTTCACGGCTGTTGCCAAGGAAACCATCGACTTGCTGGCGAGCCTTGGCGTGCGGTTGATTGGCATCGATACGCCGTCGCTGGACCCCCAGCAATCCAGGACCATGGATTCACACGGTGCCGTGGCCCGCCATCACATGGCGATTCTTGAAGGCATCGTGCTGGATGAGGTCCCGGAAGGCGATTACGAGTTGATCGCCTTGCCGCTGCGGTTCGCTCATCTGGATGCCAGTCCGGTCAGGGCGATTTTGCGGCCGTTGAGTACTTCACAGCGCGTGTAG
- a CDS encoding TolC family protein has product MNSKCYCTGWSLVAGLAASVLALPGFAAALTLDEALRLAENNAPSLAAQDAKIQAASSAAIPAGELPDPKLLAGVQNYPIGGPDRWSINDDFMTMQMVGVRQEMPNGDKRKARIEVANAAVDRAAAERRVARLNVRQSTALAWINSYSVERKDALFQDFYKENRLLTDTVRAQIAGGRAQPADAVTPKQEAARLAEQQDDLVLQRAQARAALKRWIGSAANDQPVGTLPQWPVDSSSYAHKLQHHPELAAFAPMTREAQAKVREAESEKKSDWSWELDYQHRDRQFGDMVSVQLSWDLPLFPDSRQNPKIAAKQAELSQLEAEREALSREHTQQLENELADYERLNRAVSRNQESLLPLAREKVELSMASYRAGKGDLNAVVAARRELIEARLKQIDVEEQRALSSARLYFAYGESGQ; this is encoded by the coding sequence ATGAACTCCAAGTGCTATTGCACAGGCTGGTCCCTCGTGGCCGGTCTGGCGGCAAGCGTACTGGCATTGCCGGGCTTCGCTGCCGCACTGACGCTCGATGAAGCGCTGCGGCTGGCCGAAAACAATGCGCCGTCGCTGGCTGCACAAGATGCAAAGATTCAGGCTGCCAGCAGTGCGGCTATTCCAGCGGGTGAACTACCTGACCCCAAGCTGCTGGCAGGTGTGCAGAACTACCCCATCGGCGGCCCGGATCGCTGGAGCATCAACGATGACTTCATGACCATGCAAATGGTCGGGGTCAGGCAAGAGATGCCCAACGGTGACAAACGCAAAGCCCGCATCGAGGTCGCCAACGCCGCCGTTGATCGCGCTGCCGCCGAGCGTCGGGTTGCACGTCTGAACGTACGCCAATCCACGGCATTGGCCTGGATCAACAGCTACTCGGTCGAGCGAAAAGATGCGCTGTTCCAGGACTTCTACAAAGAAAACCGTCTGCTGACCGATACCGTCCGGGCGCAGATTGCCGGTGGTCGCGCTCAACCCGCCGATGCGGTGACGCCCAAGCAAGAAGCGGCTCGACTGGCAGAGCAGCAGGACGATCTGGTTCTCCAGAGAGCGCAGGCCCGGGCGGCCCTCAAACGCTGGATTGGCTCCGCTGCCAACGACCAGCCTGTGGGCACCTTGCCGCAGTGGCCCGTCGATTCCTCAAGCTACGCCCATAAACTGCAACACCACCCCGAGTTGGCAGCGTTTGCGCCGATGACCCGCGAAGCGCAAGCCAAGGTTCGTGAAGCCGAGTCGGAGAAAAAGTCAGACTGGAGTTGGGAGCTTGACTATCAACATCGCGATCGCCAGTTCGGCGACATGGTCAGCGTGCAATTGTCCTGGGACTTGCCGCTGTTTCCCGACTCCCGGCAAAACCCGAAAATCGCAGCCAAACAGGCTGAACTCAGCCAGCTTGAGGCTGAGCGCGAAGCCCTGTCACGCGAGCACACTCAGCAACTGGAAAACGAACTGGCCGACTATGAGCGCCTGAATCGTGCGGTAAGCCGCAACCAGGAAAGCCTGTTGCCGCTGGCCAGGGAAAAGGTCGAACTCAGCATGGCCAGCTACCGTGCCGGCAAAGGCGATTTAAACGCCGTTGTGGCCGCCCGACGTGAACTCATCGAAGCCCGGCTCAAACAGATCGACGTGGAAGAGCAGCGAGCGCTGAGCAGTGCGCGTCTGTATTTTGCTTATGGGGAGTCTGGCCAATGA
- the kynU gene encoding kynureninase → MTTRNSCLALDAQDALAPLRQQFALPEGVIYLDGNSLGARPVAALARAQAVVAEEWGNGLIRSWNSAGWRELSERLGNRLAGLIGAGEGEVVVTDTTSINLFKVLSAALRVQATRSPQRRVIVSESSNFPTDLYIAEGLAQMLQQGYTLRLVDSPEALPQAIDQDTAVVMLTHVNYKTGYMHDMQALTALTHECGALAIWDLAHSAGAVPVDLHQAGADYAIGCTYKYLNGGPGSQAFVWVSPQLCDLVPQPLSGWFGHSRQFAMESHYEPSSGIARYLCGTQPITSLAMVECGLDVFAQTDMASLRRKSLALTDLFIELVEQRCAVHELKLITPREHAKRGSHVSFEHPEGYAVIQALIERGVIGDYREPRIMRFGFTPLYTTFTEVWDAVQILGEILDRNTWSQAQFQVRHSVT, encoded by the coding sequence ATGACGACAAGAAACAGTTGCCTGGCGCTTGATGCCCAGGACGCGCTGGCGCCCCTGCGCCAGCAGTTTGCGCTCCCCGAGGGCGTTATTTATCTCGATGGCAATTCCCTGGGCGCGCGGCCGGTCGCTGCATTGGCACGGGCGCAAGCGGTGGTCGCCGAGGAATGGGGCAATGGCTTGATCCGCAGTTGGAACAGCGCAGGCTGGCGCGAGCTGTCCGAGCGTTTGGGCAACCGCCTGGCGGGTCTGATCGGTGCGGGGGAGGGTGAAGTGGTGGTGACCGATACTACCTCCATCAACCTGTTCAAGGTGCTGAGCGCTGCATTGCGCGTACAGGCCACAAGGTCGCCGCAGCGGCGAGTGATCGTCAGCGAGTCGAGCAACTTCCCCACCGACCTGTACATCGCCGAAGGCCTCGCGCAGATGCTGCAACAGGGTTACACCCTGCGCCTGGTCGATAGTCCTGAAGCGTTGCCGCAAGCGATTGACCAGGACACGGCGGTGGTCATGCTCACCCACGTCAACTACAAGACCGGCTACATGCACGACATGCAGGCCCTGACCGCGCTGACCCACGAATGTGGCGCGCTGGCCATCTGGGACCTGGCCCATTCCGCCGGCGCAGTACCGGTCGATCTGCACCAGGCGGGTGCCGACTACGCCATCGGCTGCACCTACAAGTACCTCAATGGCGGGCCGGGTTCCCAGGCCTTTGTCTGGGTTTCGCCGCAGTTGTGCGATCTGGTGCCGCAGCCCTTGTCCGGCTGGTTCGGCCATTCGCGGCAGTTCGCCATGGAGTCGCATTACGAGCCGAGCAGCGGTATCGCCCGCTACCTGTGCGGCACCCAACCGATTACCTCATTGGCGATGGTCGAGTGCGGCCTGGATGTGTTCGCCCAGACCGACATGGCCAGCTTGCGCCGCAAATCCCTGGCCCTGACGGACTTGTTCATCGAATTGGTCGAGCAGCGTTGCGCGGTTCACGAACTGAAGTTGATCACACCCCGTGAGCACGCCAAACGTGGCAGCCACGTCAGCTTCGAACACCCCGAAGGTTATGCGGTGATCCAGGCCCTGATCGAGCGGGGCGTGATTGGTGACTACCGCGAGCCGCGCATCATGCGTTTCGGTTTCACCCCGCTGTACACGACCTTCACCGAAGTCTGGGATGCGGTACAGATCCTCGGCGAGATCCTCGACCGGAACACCTGGTCGCAAGCGCAATTCCAGGTTCGCCACAGCGTGACCTGA
- a CDS encoding helix-turn-helix domain-containing protein, with product MSSKVDPQFRDIRVDSDDLEAARSWMSGICGPHRLVSANPERIRFHHSANMFKSMATTLGTIEYGTDVTIDIEDAEHFSSYSLSLPLVGEQELSKDGSVVRSDRDQGVIISPNEHQLLAISGDCRKVQVVITRVAMSEALEGMLQRPLDAPLRFEPMMDAIDGPSASWWRMARYFIDELERSSELFEQVAFTRDIESSLIKGLILAQPNNYSQELRDALGVKLPHYLVRARQYIHDNAREALHLEDIEAAAGVSRFKLFDAFKKYFALSPMAYLKKHRLNAVRQEILEHGSARNISGIAMGWGFTHLGRFSTEYRKLFDETPSMTLQRNEARRLHGL from the coding sequence ATGAGCAGCAAAGTCGATCCGCAGTTTCGCGACATTCGTGTCGACAGCGATGACCTGGAGGCCGCCAGAAGCTGGATGTCCGGCATCTGCGGTCCCCATCGGCTGGTGAGCGCGAACCCCGAACGGATCCGCTTTCATCACAGCGCCAACATGTTCAAATCGATGGCCACTACCCTGGGCACTATCGAATACGGTACCGATGTCACCATCGATATCGAGGACGCCGAGCACTTCAGCAGCTACAGCCTGAGCTTGCCGCTGGTGGGCGAACAGGAACTGAGCAAGGATGGCAGCGTGGTCAGGTCCGACCGCGATCAAGGGGTCATCATTTCCCCCAATGAACACCAGCTGCTGGCGATTTCCGGTGACTGTCGCAAGGTCCAGGTGGTGATTACCCGTGTGGCGATGAGCGAGGCGCTGGAGGGGATGCTGCAACGGCCTCTGGATGCGCCGCTGCGCTTCGAACCGATGATGGATGCGATCGATGGGCCATCGGCGTCGTGGTGGCGCATGGCGCGTTATTTCATCGACGAGCTGGAGCGCAGCAGTGAACTCTTCGAGCAGGTGGCCTTCACCCGGGACATTGAAAGCTCGCTGATCAAAGGCTTGATCCTTGCCCAGCCAAACAACTACTCGCAAGAACTGCGCGACGCGCTGGGGGTGAAGTTGCCGCACTACCTGGTCAGGGCCCGGCAATACATCCACGACAACGCCCGGGAAGCATTGCATCTGGAGGATATCGAAGCCGCTGCCGGCGTTTCGCGCTTCAAGTTGTTCGACGCGTTCAAGAAGTACTTCGCCCTGTCGCCGATGGCCTACCTGAAAAAACATCGCCTGAACGCCGTGCGCCAGGAGATTCTCGAACACGGCTCGGCACGCAATATTTCCGGGATCGCCATGGGTTGGGGGTTCACGCACCTGGGGCGTTTTTCCACCGAGTACCGCAAGCTGTTCGACGAAACCCCGAGCATGACCTTGCAGCGCAACGAAGCCCGGCGCCTGCACGGACTTTGA
- the antC gene encoding anthranilate 1,2-dioxygenase electron transfer component AntC → MNHKVAFSFADGKTLFFPVQPNEILLDAALRNGINIPLDCREGVCGTCQGRCESGDYSQDYVDEEALSSQDLQQRKMLTCQTRVKSDAAFYFDFASSLCNAADPDQLRARVTDVKQVSASTAILHLNLGDAGQSLDYLPGQYARLSIPGTENKRSYSFANRPSTSNELQFLIRLLPDGVMSNYIRERCQVGDEIALEAPLGAFYLRHVARPLILVAGGTGLSALLGMLDELAERGCEQPVHLYYGVRDAADLCEQARIQAYEQRLPGFRYTEVVSEPSPHWTGKRGYIAEHFDIAELRDGQVDMYVCGPPPMVESIKTWLQAQTLDSVQLYYEKFTESNA, encoded by the coding sequence ATGAACCATAAAGTCGCGTTCAGCTTTGCCGACGGCAAAACGCTGTTCTTTCCCGTGCAACCCAATGAAATCCTGCTCGACGCCGCCCTGCGCAATGGCATCAACATTCCCCTGGATTGCCGCGAAGGCGTCTGCGGAACCTGTCAGGGGCGTTGCGAGTCAGGCGATTACAGCCAGGACTATGTGGATGAGGAAGCCCTCTCCAGCCAGGACCTGCAACAACGCAAAATGCTCACCTGCCAGACACGGGTCAAATCCGACGCCGCGTTCTACTTCGACTTCGCGTCCAGCCTGTGCAACGCCGCCGACCCCGATCAACTCAGGGCAAGGGTCACCGATGTCAAACAGGTGTCGGCCAGCACGGCGATCCTGCATCTGAACCTGGGCGATGCGGGGCAATCGCTGGATTACCTGCCCGGACAATACGCCCGGCTGTCGATTCCGGGGACCGAAAACAAGCGCTCCTACTCGTTCGCCAATCGGCCAAGCACCAGCAATGAGCTGCAGTTTCTGATTCGCCTGCTTCCCGATGGCGTAATGAGCAACTACATCCGCGAACGCTGCCAGGTGGGCGACGAAATCGCCCTGGAGGCACCGCTGGGGGCGTTTTATCTGCGACACGTCGCCAGGCCACTGATCCTGGTGGCCGGTGGCACCGGTCTTTCGGCATTGCTGGGCATGCTCGACGAACTCGCCGAGCGCGGCTGCGAACAGCCCGTGCACTTGTACTACGGTGTGCGCGATGCGGCCGATTTGTGCGAACAGGCGCGCATCCAGGCGTATGAACAACGCCTCCCGGGGTTTCGCTACACCGAAGTGGTCAGCGAACCGTCGCCACACTGGACCGGCAAGCGTGGCTACATTGCCGAACACTTCGACATCGCCGAACTGCGTGATGGCCAGGTCGATATGTACGTTTGCGGGCCACCGCCGATGGTGGAGTCGATCAAGACCTGGCTGCAGGCACAGACACTGGACAGTGTGCAGCTGTACTACGAGAAATTCACCGAGAGCAATGCCTGA